The Streptomyces hundungensis genome contains the following window.
ACAACTCGCCGCCGCGTCAAGGGAGTTGGGCATGACCGAACTGGCCGGCCGGGTCGGTCTGAGCCCCTCGTCCACCTCCCGGCTGATGGAGCGCCTCGCCCGGGACGGGCTGGTGGCCCGGCGGGAGGGCACCGACGACCGGCGCAGCGTCCACGGCCACGTCACCGACAAGGGCCGTGCGCTGTACGCCGAGGCGCGCCCCGGCTATCGGGCGGCCCTGGCCCGCGCGATCGACACATCACTTCCGGACGGGGCGTTCTCACCGCGCCCGGCCGACCACCACGAGGAGAGCTGAGCCATGCGAGCCGTCGCCGTCACCCGCTACGGTGCCCCCGAGGTACTCGACGTGGTGGAGCTACCGGTCCCCACACCCGGACCGGGCTGCCTGCGCATCAAGACGTACGCCGCCGCCGTCAACCCCGCCGACGTGATGCTGCGCCTGGGCCAACTGGACCCCTATCTCGGGGCACTTGAGGGCCCGTACGTGCCGGGGATGGAGGTCTCGGGCCTGGTCGACGAGGCTCCGGCGGAGAGCGGATTCACCCGGGGCGACCCGGTCATGGCGTTCGTCGACCCCTTCACCCCCCACGGCGGGGCGCAGGCGGAGTACGTCGTGGTGCCCCTGGCGCACGTGGTCGCCGTCCCGGACGGGCTCGATCTGGTGGCGGCGGCCGGTCTGCCCATGAACGCGCTCACCGCGCACCAGTGCCTGGCACTGCTCGACCTGCCGGCCGGCGCCACGCTCGCCGTGACCGGCGCCACCGGCGCCCTGGGCGGATTCACCGCCCAACTCGCCCACCACCGCGGCCTCACGGTGATCGCCGCCGGCGACGACGCCGACCACGACCTGCTCAGGGCGCTCGGCGTGGACGTGGTGGTGCCCCGCTCCGGCGGAATCGAGGCCTACCGCCGCGCCGTCCCCGGCGGCGTCGACGCCCTCGTGGATGCCGCGGTCCTGGGCGGGGCGGCGCTGGGCGCGGTGCGGGACGGCGGGCAGATGGTGCGGTGCCGCCCCGCGGAGCCCGCCACCGAACGGGACATCACCGTCCACACCGCCTCCGTCCTGGAGTACGGACCCAGGCGG
Protein-coding sequences here:
- a CDS encoding NADP-dependent oxidoreductase, translated to MRAVAVTRYGAPEVLDVVELPVPTPGPGCLRIKTYAAAVNPADVMLRLGQLDPYLGALEGPYVPGMEVSGLVDEAPAESGFTRGDPVMAFVDPFTPHGGAQAEYVVVPLAHVVAVPDGLDLVAAAGLPMNALTAHQCLALLDLPAGATLAVTGATGALGGFTAQLAHHRGLTVIAAGDDADHDLLRALGVDVVVPRSGGIEAYRRAVPGGVDALVDAAVLGGAALGAVRDGGQMVRCRPAEPATERDITVHTASVLEYGPRREALGELAALAGAGHLTPRTAAVLDPADAWRAHRDLEKGGLRGRQLITFTTDGK
- a CDS encoding MarR family winged helix-turn-helix transcriptional regulator encodes the protein MSVAAPHRQATSGELAWWHALQRIRTRVAREIARALDRQGLSLSAYLALEQLAAASRELGMTELAGRVGLSPSSTSRLMERLARDGLVARREGTDDRRSVHGHVTDKGRALYAEARPGYRAALARAIDTSLPDGAFSPRPADHHEES